One genomic window of Limanda limanda chromosome 16, fLimLim1.1, whole genome shotgun sequence includes the following:
- the pdzk1 gene encoding Na(+)/H(+) exchange regulatory cofactor NHE-RF3: protein MAGYKPKVISLTKRPGQTFGFYLRQEHGEEGHLVRCLDMGGPAELAGMKDGDRILRVNGTFTDALSHSVVVDLVRNSGTSCTFHILNEAPYKQAKAEGENLSSPQSTSVANGVANGVAKQAPNPKLCYLLKSSSGYGFSLRSDKSQPGLFMTEVIPGGVADGAGVKANDRLLEVNGENMEDSTHDQAVDKIRLGGASIMFLLADEGTDRYYQSKHMKMEACLATTKFLPHKPRIIEMAKGPDGYGFLLREEPNQTGHFIRDIDEGSPAERSALKDMDRLVAVDGEEVDSCTHQQVVDKIRESGKVCCLLVVDKDTDQMYGQGKVSPMLFCEEMKGCNSPPSYTEAINLPATVQQASQVQVKDEELKPKLCKMERTSAGYGFHLKGIQGVHGQYLEVEKGGAADRAGLNDEDVVVEVNSVNVEQSTHEEVVEIIRDSGSSLEMLVAKKSVYDQLKAKGVSITRLLLEETSYAQVHNQESKEEARPETPPGPARERSSSVSSSASHNSFDERL, encoded by the exons ATGGCTGGGTACAAGCCGAAGGTGATTTCTCTAACCAAGAGGCCGGGTCAGACATTTGGTTTCTATCTGAGGCAGGAGCATGGCGAAGAGGGTCACCTGGTTCGCTGTCTGGATATGGGAGGACCGGCCGAACTGGCAGGCATGAAAGATGGAGACCGCATTCTCAGGGTCAATGGAACATTTACTGATGCACTGTCCCATTCAGTG GTGGTGGACCTGGTGAGAAACAGTGGAACCTCTTGCACGTTCCACATCCTGAATGAAGCCCCCTACAAACAAGCAAAAGCAGAGGGAGAAAACTTGTCCAGCCCACAGAGCACGTCGGTCGCCAATGGTGTCGCCAATGGTGTCGCCAAACAAGCTCCAAATCCCAAACTCTGCTACTTGCTCAAGTCCAGCTCGGGATATGGGTTTTCTCTTCGCTCAGACAAAA GTCAGCCTGGTTTGTTTATGACGGAGGTGATCCCAGGAGGTGTGGCTGACGGAGCCGGGGTCAAAGCCAACGACCGCCTGTTGGAAGTCAACGGAGAGAACATGGAAGACTCCACACACGACCAAGCTGTGGACAAAATCAGACTGGGAGGTGCCAGCATTATGTTCCTATTGGCTGATGAGGGAACAGACCGGTACTATCAGAGCAAGCATATGAAGATGGAAGCCTGTTTAGCCACAACCAAGTTCCTCCCTCACAAGCCACGCATAATTGAAATGGCCAAAGGACCTGATGGATATGGCTTCTTGCTAAGGGAGGAGCCCAACCAAACAG GACATTTCATCAGGGACATAGACGAAGGTAGCCCAGCAGAACGATCAGCTCTGAAGGACATGGACAGACTGGTGGCTGTGGATGGCGAGGAGGTGGACAGCTGCACGCATCAGCAGGTAGTGGATAAGATCAGGGAGAGTGGCAAAGTTTGCTGCCTCCTGGTGGTGGACAAAGACACAGATCAAATGTATGGCCAG GGGAAAGTGTCTCCTATGCTTTTCTGCGAGGAGATGAAGGGTTGCAATTCACCACCCAGTTACACAGAGGCCATCAATTTACCTGCTACCGTCCAACAAGCATCACAAGTCCAGGTGAAGGACGAGGAGCTCAAGCCAAAACTTTGTAAAATGGAGAGGACCTCAGCTGGATATGGCTTCCACCTTAAAGGCATCCAAGGAGTTCATGGGCAGTACCTTGAG GTGGAGAAGGGTGGAGCGGCTGACAGGGCAGGTCTGAACGACGAGGACGTTGTGGTGGAGGTGAACAGTGTGAATGTGGAACAGAGTACCCatgaggaggtggtggagattATTCGCGACAGTGGCAGCTCTCTGGAGATGCTGGTGGCTAAAAAGAGCGTCTATGACCAGCTCAAAGCTAAAGGAGTGAGTATCACCAGGCTGCTACTTGAGGAAACATCCTACGCTCAAGTTCACAATCAAGAGAGCAAGGAGGAGGCCAGACCTGAAACACCACCTGGACCAGCAAGAGAGCGG agCTCATCAGTGTCATCATCTGCATCTCACAACAGTTTCGACGAGAGGCTCTGA